The Streptomonospora litoralis genome window below encodes:
- a CDS encoding ribonuclease HII — protein MERELQRGGAVRVAGVDEVGRGAWAGPVVVCAAVTDGTDPPEGLTDSKKLTPQRRIGIAEQLRPWVYDHAVGGAEPEEIDELGMTRALRLAATRALEALAAPPDAVILDGKHDYLGAPWRVRTEIQADLTSIAVAAASVLAKVHRDAFMAGLHPEFPDYGFDTCVGYPSPVHRSALAEFGPTPHHRMTWSYLDDLPEWRHLRKPRPDPGGQIPLL, from the coding sequence CTGGAACGCGAACTGCAGCGCGGCGGCGCCGTGCGCGTCGCCGGTGTGGACGAGGTCGGCCGCGGCGCCTGGGCCGGCCCTGTCGTGGTCTGCGCCGCGGTCACCGACGGCACCGACCCGCCCGAGGGGCTGACCGACTCCAAGAAGCTCACCCCGCAGCGCCGCATCGGCATCGCCGAGCAGTTGCGCCCCTGGGTGTACGACCACGCCGTCGGCGGCGCCGAGCCCGAGGAGATCGACGAACTCGGTATGACGCGCGCCCTGCGCCTGGCCGCTACCCGGGCGCTCGAAGCGCTGGCGGCCCCGCCCGACGCCGTCATCCTCGACGGCAAGCACGATTACCTGGGCGCCCCCTGGCGGGTGCGCACCGAGATCCAGGCCGACCTCACCAGCATCGCCGTGGCCGCGGCCTCCGTGCTGGCCAAGGTGCACCGCGACGCGTTCATGGCGGGCCTGCACCCCGAATTCCCCGACTACGGGTTCGACACCTGTGTCGGCTACCCGTCGCCCGTCCACCGAAGTGCCCTGGCCGAGTTCGGCCCCACCCCCCATCACCGGATGACCTGGTCCTACTTGGACGACCTGCCCGAGTGGCGGCACCTGCGCAAGCCGCGCCCCGATCCCGGCGGGCAGATACCGCTGCTGTAG